One Capsicum annuum cultivar UCD-10X-F1 chromosome 2, UCD10Xv1.1, whole genome shotgun sequence genomic window carries:
- the LOC107860873 gene encoding berberine bridge enzyme-like 8 gives MLAKLPTYPGIISIHNARFNNSNIPKPHYIIVPENKEQVRAAMICCKSSGFETRIRSGGHDYEGLSYISYKPFCLVDRSSLQKIDIDMQEKTAWIETGATLGELYYNIANKSNTLSFPAGTCPSVGVGGHISGGGQGPLMRKHGLAADNVLDAIIINVNGTILNRRGMGEDLFWAIRGGGAASFGVVLSWKLRLVEVPPVVTLFTVARTHEEGATKLVQKWQKLVKEIPEELFVRINIGPKKDFRAPIDASFI, from the coding sequence ATGCTCGCGAAGTTACCAACATATCCTGGAATCATATCAATACACAACGCCAGGTTCAACAATTCCAATATCCCGAAACCACACTACATAATTGTGCCAGAAAATAAAGAACAAGTTCGAGCAGCCATGATTTGTTGCAAAAGCTCTGGATTTGAGACTCGTATTAGAAGTGGTGGACATGACTATGAAGGCCTTTCTTACATTTCTTACAAACCCTTTTGCCTAGTTGACCGATCCAGCCTCCAGAAGATCGATATTGACATGCAAGAAAAGACTGCATGGATAGAAACTGGAGCTACCCTAGGTGAACTTTACTACAACATTGCGAATAAGAGCAATACCCTATCTTTTCCTGCTGGAACTTGTCCCTCTGTAGGTGTTGGAGGCCATATTAGTGGTGGCGGACAAGGACCGTTGATGAGAAAACACGGCCTCGCAGCTGATAATGTGCTTGATGCCATCATCATCAACGTTAATGGCACGATTCTCAATAGGAGAGGCATGGGAGAAGACCTATTCTGGGCCATCCGAGGTGGTGGAGCAGCTAGTTTCGGGGTGGTTCTATCTTGGAAGTTACGATTAGTCGAGGTCCCACCTGTGGTCACTCTCTTCACTGTTGCTCGAACTCATGAGGAAGGTGCTACGAAGCTTGTCCAAAAATGGCAAAAACTAGTAAAGGAAATCCCAGAGGAGCTTTTCGTAAGAATAAACATAGGCCCTAAAAAGGACTTTAGGGCACCCATCGATGCAAGCTTCATTTAA
- the LOC107857631 gene encoding uncharacterized protein LOC107857631 isoform X2: protein MYERASMADDVMIKEDLTNPCCIAWKDKCSKLKDSYTKLEDRRKALRKALSILGEQVPKMQSENLSLTKDLEDEKVRANNEKEEKVKESALRVSLESEVAGLKNEILSLKKKLVADDGGREISELKELLSERETKINELKKLVEKERVRAESEKKKAELEKKKADDLRTKFKGEKIMADAERRDSLDLENLKKEADQVKSKLALVILEFEDAKKKLEAERENTSKERKRADAAGMKAVEQKKIAEANYQMAMDEKSRATALFQQLEQDRQKIDNLKKENAELMASGKMVNTIPSEGTAIGTAQLSSELDLQPLDRDATTVDVALDSDVTQRKLHKMEHKVVVEKKRVKSEMKKVEKQRKAAEAYKKKASKEKDRADKLSEEVKNYTKKVEELQKEIKNLISARSLVDCPLCACDSNVHVETGEVKLLKKQLNFEKKRVKQAKREAKVERTHNLIRQENLLSLQQKFVDISRHLNMFYGCVFQDNEHNQEKVCSFNLKNNYSGLKACDTHYHLGNDSVHLAAVSDPPKQKIQCTVPSLPICGGNNPGSMSGINSKLEPLLRGSNKKVLQSSAMNSSSASFSDRLLVGSQERCASITTSAKSAEGKLDTEPTISSLSEDARKKYNENVVAIAESNVKSPINCISNERRHKRMSRSIDAIEYNGNLNYEGNKWQRQLAQKSSLHDGMLNSRTNGPHDEKKHLVAGIQHDMFSDHFRSSKKRRTSSELGLQLLNSNSVAQTKFGNCGVKSDVCRHPSPNVYNLPETAQDFKDGKDDDLGDIDELVNDTLEALCRSDLAQISLERRVVPLRDGFAKYCVIFSNNNEENSISSVYRATSHCLAQCAASSDTSLRSILVTLLNLQEISNKEKTCVFFSLLLLYFSDTATRAYGDDWERDPILLTNSVAQHIYTELSHEDTRRIFVESCDLYDVLSLMEDFLLHGNLLVHAVSSKLSSNSGINLILDGRSISLCRQPAPSQLLLTGAVLLASVCAAVDHIGFVCEASCNILKALRSDALNILHIFAYLCGSKYVTLKEYDLVMTVVKSLVMLIHKNRSSHNPVSCGAFESLSKICSGSKCPFSESAATMDAVASSLLDTLKSNTCSAAGLDLMESLNSSKHEIKNGGSQTEESSDDVDLVQSAYVTSCDSSQFIDTLALVELVAGFMSWDWMFDKIACPLLNLLEYSSREHNAAAITTLLGQLGRCGLTTFGYEDVRIQRIRSSLCALLWRCDSKRMGLHLQFSIGIALIDLIPLRFEELVGSNIDVAAAANPCDPTYCLRKWFSSLSSEHRLFFKACIFC from the exons ATGTATGAAAGAGCATCAATGGCGGATGATGTAATGATAAAAGAAGACCTTACAAATCCCTGCTGCATTGCT TGGAAAGACAAGTGCAGTAAATTGAAAGACAGCTACACGAAGCTTGAAGATCGAAGAAAAGCTCTTCGTAAGGCTCTCTCCATTTTAGGGGAACAAGTCCCCAAGATGCAATCAGAAAATTTGTCTCTCACGAAGG ATCTCGAGGATGAAAAAGTTAGGGCAAacaatgaaaaagaggaaaaggtAAAGGAATCTGCTTTAAGGGTTTCTTTAGAGAGTGAAGTTGCTGGGTTGAAAAATGAAATTCTTTCCTTGAAGAAAAAATTGGTGGCTGATGATGGAGGTAGAGAAATTAGTGAGCTTAAGGAGCTTCTCTCTGAGAGGGAAACAAAGATAAATGAACTGAAGAAGCTTGTTGAGAAAGAACGAGTGAGAGCAGAGTCTGAGAAAAAGAAGGCTGAGTTGGAAAAGAAAAAGGCGGATGACTTGAGGACAAAATTCAAGGGTGAGAAAATAATGGCTGATGCAGAGAGGAGAGATAGTCTAGATTTGGAAAATCTGAAGAAGGAAGCTGATCAAGTGAAATCGAAGTTAGCTTTGGTcattttggagtttgaagatgctAAGAAGAAGCTGGAGGCAGAAAGAGAAAACACATCTAAAGAGAGAAAACGTGCAGATGCAGCAGGGATGAAAGCTGTAGAGCAAAAAAAGATTGCAGAAGCCAACTACCAGATGGCCATGGATGAAAAAAGTCGTGCTACTGCTCTATTTCAGCAGTTGGAACAGGATAGGCAAAAGATTGATAATTTGAAGAAGGAGAATGCTGAACTCATGGCATCTGGTAAAATGGTTAACACCATACCTAGTGAAGGGACAGCTATAGGAACTGCTCAATTATCATCTGAGCTTGATCTACAGCCACTGGATAGAGATGCTACCACGGTAGATGTAGCTCTGGATTCTGATGTAACACAAAGAAAGCTCCACAAAATGGAACATAAGGTGGTGGTTGAGAAAAAACGTGTTAAATCCGAGATGAAAAAAGTGGAAAAGCAAAGAAAGGCTGCAGAAGCATATAAAAAGAAGGCATCCAAAGAAAAAGATCGTGCTGATAAGCTATCCGAAGaggttaaaaattacacaaaaaaggTTGAAGAACTGCAGAAGgaaattaaaaatctaatttctGCAAGGTCTTTAGTTGACTGCCCTCTTTGTGCATGTGACAGTAATGTGCATGTTGAAACTGGTGAAGTTAAGCTGTTGAAGAAGcaattgaattttgaaaagaagcGGGTGAAGCAGGCCAAAAGAGAAGCTAAGGTTGAAAGAACTCATAATTTAATACGACAGGAAAATCTACTTAGCTTACAACAAAAGTTTGTTGATATCTCAAGACATCTTAATATGTTCTATGGTTGCGTCTTTCAAGATAATGAGCATAACCAGGAAAAG GTTTGCAGCTTtaacttgaaaaataattattctgGTTTGAAAGCTTGTGATACACACTATCATCTTGGAAATGATTCAGTGCATTTAGCTGCTGTCTCTGATCCGCCCAAGCAAAAGATACAATGTACTGTACCTTCGCTTCCTATATGTGGAGGGAACAACCCTGGATCAATGTCAGGTATTAACTCTAAATTGGAGCCTTTGCTTAGAGGTTCCAACAAAAAAGTGTTACAGAGTTCTGCCATGAATTCCAGTTCGGCATCTTTTTCTGATAGGCTATTGGTGGGCTCACAGGAAAGATGTGCTTCAATAACAACATCAGCTAAATCAGCTGAAGGAAAATTGGACACAGAACCGACCATATCAAGTTTGTCTGAAGATGCAAGAAAAAAGTACAACGAGAATGTTGTAGCAATTGCGGAAAGTAATGTCAAGAGTCCTATCAATTGTATTTCTAATGAGAGGAGACATAAGAGGATGAGCAGATCTATTGATGCCATTGAATATAATGGAAACTTGAATTATGAGGGTAACAAGTGGCAAAGGCAGCTGGCACAGAAAAGCTCTCTACATGATGGTATGTTAAATAGTAGAACAAATGGACCTCATGAtgagaaaaagcatttggtagcTGGCATACAACATGACATGTTCAGCGACCATTTTAGATCTAGCAAGAAGAGAAGAACATCCAGTGAATTAGGCCTGCAGCTTTTAAACAGTAATAGTGTGGCACAGACAAAGTTCGGCAATTGTGGTGTCAAATCTGATGTCTGCAGACATCCATCTCCAAATGTCTATAACCTTCCAGAAACTGCCCAGGATTTTAAGGATGGGAAAGATGATGATCTGGGAGATATTGATGAACTTGTCAATG ATACATTGGAAGCATTGTGCAGATCAGATCTAGCGCAGATTTCATTGGAAAGGAGAGTTGTCCCGTTACGGGATGGGTTTGCCAAGTATTGTGTCATCTTTTCAAATAACAATGAAGAGAATAGCATTTCAAGTGTTTACCGTGCTACCAGCCATTGTCTTGCTCAATGTGCAGCATCATCAGATACTTCTCTTAGGAGTATTCTGGTCACTCTTTTGAATCTTCAAGAAATTTCAAACAA GGAGAAGACATGTGTCTTCTTTTCACTCTTACTGCTCTACTTTTCTGATACTGCAACGAGAGCCTATGGAGATGATTGGGAGAGAGACCCGATCCTTTTAACAAATTCTGTTGCTCAGCATATATATACAG AACTCTCACATGAAGATACGAGAAGGATATTTGTGGAGTCTTGCGACTTGTATGATGTACTCTCTCTTATGGAGGATTTTCTTTTGCATGGTAACTTGCTGGTGCATGCTGTAAGTTCAAAGCTGTCATCCAATTCAGGAATCAATCTTATTTTGGATGGTCGTAGTATAAGCTTGTGCAGGCAACCAGCTCCTTCTCAATTGTTGCTAACTGGAGCAGTTCTGCTAGCATCAGTATGTGCAGCAGTTGATCATATTGGTTTTGTTTGTGAGGCTTCCTGCAACATTTTAAAGGCGCTGAGATCTGATGCTCTAAATATTCTCCATATATTTGCCTATCTATGTGGTTCTAAATACGTTACCCTCAAAGAGTATGACTTAGTTATGACTGTGGTGAAGTCGTTGGTGATGCTTATTCACAAGAATAGATCATCTCATAATCCTGTTTCCTGTGGTGCATTTGAGTCTTTGTCTAAGATTTGTTCAGGTAGTAAGTGCCCGTTTTCAGAGAGTGCAGCTACTATGGATGCTGTTGCATCCTCACTCTTGGATACTCTTAAGAGTAATACTTGCTCTGCTGCGGGGTTGGATTTGATGGAATCATTGAACTcatcaaaacatgaaatcaaAAATGGTGGAAGCCAAACTGAGGAATCCTCAGATGATGTAGATTTAGTCCAGTCAGCTTATGTTACTTCGTGCGATTCAAGCCAGTTCATTGATACCCTTGCACTTGTGGAGCTTGTTGCAGGTTTCATG AGCTGGGATTGGATGTTTGACAAAATTGCCTGTCCACTATTGAATTTATTGGAATATTCTTCTAGAGAGCACAATGCTGCTGCTATTACTACTCTTCTTGGCCAACTTGGAAG GTGTGGACTTACAACATTTGGATATGAAGATGTTAGGATACAAAGAATAAGAAGCTCTTTATGTGCATTACTTTGGCGCTGTGACTCCAAAAGAATGGGTCTTCACCTCCAGTTCTCCATTGGAATTGCTTTGATTGACCTAATTCCTCTCAGGTTCGAGGAACTTGTTGGAAGTAACATTGACGTTGCAGCAGCTGCAAATCCATGTGATCCAACTTATTGCCTAAGAAAGTGGTTCTCTTCATTGAGCAGTGAACATCGGTTATTCTTCAAGGCTTGTATATTCTGCTAG
- the LOC107857631 gene encoding uncharacterized protein LOC107857631 isoform X1 has protein sequence MYERASMADDVMIKEDLTNPCCIAWKDKCSKLKDSYTKLEDRRKALRKALSILGEQVPKMQSENLSLTKDLEDEKVRANNEKEEKVKESALRVSLESEVAGLKNEILSLKKKLVADDGGREISELKELLSERETKINELKKLVEKERVRAESEKKKAELEKKKADDLRTKFKGEKIMADAERRDSLDLENLKKEADQVKSKLALVILEFEDAKKKLEAERENTSKERKRADAAGMKAVEQKKIAEANYQMAMDEKSRATALFQQLEQDRQKIDNLKKENAELMASGKMVNTIPSEGTAIGTAQLSSELDLQPLDRDATTVDVALDSDVTQRKLHKMEHKVVVEKKRVKSEMKKVEKQRKAAEAYKKKASKEKDRADKLSEEVKNYTKKVEELQKEIKNLISARSLVDCPLCACDSNVHVETGEVKLLKKQLNFEKKRVKQAKREAKVERTHNLIRQENLLSLQQKFVDISRHLNMFYGCVFQDNEHNQEKVCSFNLKNNYSGLKACDTHYHLGNDSVHLAAVSDPPKQKIQCTVPSLPICGGNNPGSMSGINSKLEPLLRGSNKKVLQSSAMNSSSASFSDRLLVGSQERCASITTSAKSAEGKLDTEPTISSLSEDARKKYNENVVAIAESNVKSPINCISNERRHKRMSRSIDAIEYNGNLNYEGNKWQRQLAQKSSLHDGMLNSRTNGPHDEKKHLVAGIQHDMFSDHFRSSKKRRTSSELGLQLLNSNSVAQTKFGNCGVKSDVCRHPSPNVYNLPETAQDFKDGKDDDLGDIDELVNGDYIKLLNLDNDTDEESYRLAIEMPLSPTLPEIQYHSSVTLESIKTPLYEGLSNAMGTVASSGHFDFINVEINSNQLTYTIFDAPKKSSLTEKKDHVDSSKSLNLDITCNSSCNFNADTLEALCRSDLAQISLERRVVPLRDGFAKYCVIFSNNNEENSISSVYRATSHCLAQCAASSDTSLRSILVTLLNLQEISNKEKTCVFFSLLLLYFSDTATRAYGDDWERDPILLTNSVAQHIYTELSHEDTRRIFVESCDLYDVLSLMEDFLLHGNLLVHAVSSKLSSNSGINLILDGRSISLCRQPAPSQLLLTGAVLLASVCAAVDHIGFVCEASCNILKALRSDALNILHIFAYLCGSKYVTLKEYDLVMTVVKSLVMLIHKNRSSHNPVSCGAFESLSKICSGSKCPFSESAATMDAVASSLLDTLKSNTCSAAGLDLMESLNSSKHEIKNGGSQTEESSDDVDLVQSAYVTSCDSSQFIDTLALVELVAGFMSWDWMFDKIACPLLNLLEYSSREHNAAAITTLLGQLGRCGLTTFGYEDVRIQRIRSSLCALLWRCDSKRMGLHLQFSIGIALIDLIPLRFEELVGSNIDVAAAANPCDPTYCLRKWFSSLSSEHRLFFKACIFC, from the exons ATGTATGAAAGAGCATCAATGGCGGATGATGTAATGATAAAAGAAGACCTTACAAATCCCTGCTGCATTGCT TGGAAAGACAAGTGCAGTAAATTGAAAGACAGCTACACGAAGCTTGAAGATCGAAGAAAAGCTCTTCGTAAGGCTCTCTCCATTTTAGGGGAACAAGTCCCCAAGATGCAATCAGAAAATTTGTCTCTCACGAAGG ATCTCGAGGATGAAAAAGTTAGGGCAAacaatgaaaaagaggaaaaggtAAAGGAATCTGCTTTAAGGGTTTCTTTAGAGAGTGAAGTTGCTGGGTTGAAAAATGAAATTCTTTCCTTGAAGAAAAAATTGGTGGCTGATGATGGAGGTAGAGAAATTAGTGAGCTTAAGGAGCTTCTCTCTGAGAGGGAAACAAAGATAAATGAACTGAAGAAGCTTGTTGAGAAAGAACGAGTGAGAGCAGAGTCTGAGAAAAAGAAGGCTGAGTTGGAAAAGAAAAAGGCGGATGACTTGAGGACAAAATTCAAGGGTGAGAAAATAATGGCTGATGCAGAGAGGAGAGATAGTCTAGATTTGGAAAATCTGAAGAAGGAAGCTGATCAAGTGAAATCGAAGTTAGCTTTGGTcattttggagtttgaagatgctAAGAAGAAGCTGGAGGCAGAAAGAGAAAACACATCTAAAGAGAGAAAACGTGCAGATGCAGCAGGGATGAAAGCTGTAGAGCAAAAAAAGATTGCAGAAGCCAACTACCAGATGGCCATGGATGAAAAAAGTCGTGCTACTGCTCTATTTCAGCAGTTGGAACAGGATAGGCAAAAGATTGATAATTTGAAGAAGGAGAATGCTGAACTCATGGCATCTGGTAAAATGGTTAACACCATACCTAGTGAAGGGACAGCTATAGGAACTGCTCAATTATCATCTGAGCTTGATCTACAGCCACTGGATAGAGATGCTACCACGGTAGATGTAGCTCTGGATTCTGATGTAACACAAAGAAAGCTCCACAAAATGGAACATAAGGTGGTGGTTGAGAAAAAACGTGTTAAATCCGAGATGAAAAAAGTGGAAAAGCAAAGAAAGGCTGCAGAAGCATATAAAAAGAAGGCATCCAAAGAAAAAGATCGTGCTGATAAGCTATCCGAAGaggttaaaaattacacaaaaaaggTTGAAGAACTGCAGAAGgaaattaaaaatctaatttctGCAAGGTCTTTAGTTGACTGCCCTCTTTGTGCATGTGACAGTAATGTGCATGTTGAAACTGGTGAAGTTAAGCTGTTGAAGAAGcaattgaattttgaaaagaagcGGGTGAAGCAGGCCAAAAGAGAAGCTAAGGTTGAAAGAACTCATAATTTAATACGACAGGAAAATCTACTTAGCTTACAACAAAAGTTTGTTGATATCTCAAGACATCTTAATATGTTCTATGGTTGCGTCTTTCAAGATAATGAGCATAACCAGGAAAAG GTTTGCAGCTTtaacttgaaaaataattattctgGTTTGAAAGCTTGTGATACACACTATCATCTTGGAAATGATTCAGTGCATTTAGCTGCTGTCTCTGATCCGCCCAAGCAAAAGATACAATGTACTGTACCTTCGCTTCCTATATGTGGAGGGAACAACCCTGGATCAATGTCAGGTATTAACTCTAAATTGGAGCCTTTGCTTAGAGGTTCCAACAAAAAAGTGTTACAGAGTTCTGCCATGAATTCCAGTTCGGCATCTTTTTCTGATAGGCTATTGGTGGGCTCACAGGAAAGATGTGCTTCAATAACAACATCAGCTAAATCAGCTGAAGGAAAATTGGACACAGAACCGACCATATCAAGTTTGTCTGAAGATGCAAGAAAAAAGTACAACGAGAATGTTGTAGCAATTGCGGAAAGTAATGTCAAGAGTCCTATCAATTGTATTTCTAATGAGAGGAGACATAAGAGGATGAGCAGATCTATTGATGCCATTGAATATAATGGAAACTTGAATTATGAGGGTAACAAGTGGCAAAGGCAGCTGGCACAGAAAAGCTCTCTACATGATGGTATGTTAAATAGTAGAACAAATGGACCTCATGAtgagaaaaagcatttggtagcTGGCATACAACATGACATGTTCAGCGACCATTTTAGATCTAGCAAGAAGAGAAGAACATCCAGTGAATTAGGCCTGCAGCTTTTAAACAGTAATAGTGTGGCACAGACAAAGTTCGGCAATTGTGGTGTCAAATCTGATGTCTGCAGACATCCATCTCCAAATGTCTATAACCTTCCAGAAACTGCCCAGGATTTTAAGGATGGGAAAGATGATGATCTGGGAGATATTGATGAACTTGTCAATGGTGATTATATAAAGCTTCTCAATTTGGATAATGATACAGATGAAGAGTCTTATCGTCTAGCAATTGAAATGCCTTTATCACCTACACTTCCTGAGATTCAGTACCATAGTAGTGTGACACTTGAATCGATTAAAACACCTTTATATGAGGGACTGTCAAATGCAATGGGGACTGTGGCTTCATCAGGCCATTTTGATTTCATCAATGTGGAAATCAATTCTAACCAGTTAACATACACTATCTTTGATGCCCCCAAAAAATCATCATTAACCGAGAAAAAAGATCATGTTGATTCATCTAAGAGCTTAAACCTTGACATAACTTGCAATTCTTCCTGCAATTTCAATGCAGATACATTGGAAGCATTGTGCAGATCAGATCTAGCGCAGATTTCATTGGAAAGGAGAGTTGTCCCGTTACGGGATGGGTTTGCCAAGTATTGTGTCATCTTTTCAAATAACAATGAAGAGAATAGCATTTCAAGTGTTTACCGTGCTACCAGCCATTGTCTTGCTCAATGTGCAGCATCATCAGATACTTCTCTTAGGAGTATTCTGGTCACTCTTTTGAATCTTCAAGAAATTTCAAACAA GGAGAAGACATGTGTCTTCTTTTCACTCTTACTGCTCTACTTTTCTGATACTGCAACGAGAGCCTATGGAGATGATTGGGAGAGAGACCCGATCCTTTTAACAAATTCTGTTGCTCAGCATATATATACAG AACTCTCACATGAAGATACGAGAAGGATATTTGTGGAGTCTTGCGACTTGTATGATGTACTCTCTCTTATGGAGGATTTTCTTTTGCATGGTAACTTGCTGGTGCATGCTGTAAGTTCAAAGCTGTCATCCAATTCAGGAATCAATCTTATTTTGGATGGTCGTAGTATAAGCTTGTGCAGGCAACCAGCTCCTTCTCAATTGTTGCTAACTGGAGCAGTTCTGCTAGCATCAGTATGTGCAGCAGTTGATCATATTGGTTTTGTTTGTGAGGCTTCCTGCAACATTTTAAAGGCGCTGAGATCTGATGCTCTAAATATTCTCCATATATTTGCCTATCTATGTGGTTCTAAATACGTTACCCTCAAAGAGTATGACTTAGTTATGACTGTGGTGAAGTCGTTGGTGATGCTTATTCACAAGAATAGATCATCTCATAATCCTGTTTCCTGTGGTGCATTTGAGTCTTTGTCTAAGATTTGTTCAGGTAGTAAGTGCCCGTTTTCAGAGAGTGCAGCTACTATGGATGCTGTTGCATCCTCACTCTTGGATACTCTTAAGAGTAATACTTGCTCTGCTGCGGGGTTGGATTTGATGGAATCATTGAACTcatcaaaacatgaaatcaaAAATGGTGGAAGCCAAACTGAGGAATCCTCAGATGATGTAGATTTAGTCCAGTCAGCTTATGTTACTTCGTGCGATTCAAGCCAGTTCATTGATACCCTTGCACTTGTGGAGCTTGTTGCAGGTTTCATG AGCTGGGATTGGATGTTTGACAAAATTGCCTGTCCACTATTGAATTTATTGGAATATTCTTCTAGAGAGCACAATGCTGCTGCTATTACTACTCTTCTTGGCCAACTTGGAAG GTGTGGACTTACAACATTTGGATATGAAGATGTTAGGATACAAAGAATAAGAAGCTCTTTATGTGCATTACTTTGGCGCTGTGACTCCAAAAGAATGGGTCTTCACCTCCAGTTCTCCATTGGAATTGCTTTGATTGACCTAATTCCTCTCAGGTTCGAGGAACTTGTTGGAAGTAACATTGACGTTGCAGCAGCTGCAAATCCATGTGATCCAACTTATTGCCTAAGAAAGTGGTTCTCTTCATTGAGCAGTGAACATCGGTTATTCTTCAAGGCTTGTATATTCTGCTAG